The Aerosakkonema funiforme FACHB-1375 genome includes the window TCTATAAAAACCCCTTCCTTTCGACAGAAAGATAGAAGAGGAGAATCAAACTGGAGAATTATTCTGGCGCGTGTACTATAGCGCCGGTCAACTAATTAGAGAAACCGGGTTTCTTGCGGTAGTAACAACAAAATTTCGAGTTCTTCCATCCCATCAACCCGATTTTTTAGCTTCAATATGCGAATACTTGACTGATGCTCTAGGAATAGTTGGACTCGCAAGAAATATTTCTAGAGATACTCAATACTTTCAGCAATTTAAACATATTTAAAACTTCCCAAAAACTGGGAATGCTATTTTTATCTAATTGAACCGTAAGCAATGGTTTGAAAACCTATGCCTTGTGGATATTCCTTCTGATAGAGGTTGCCTTGAAATTTGGGTTGATAACGTATAGTTAAGAAAGTAAAAATTGAACATAAAAAGGAGAAATCAAATGGCTGGAATTTTAGCTTGGATAGTTTTAGGTCTGATTGCCGGAGCGATTGCTAAAGCGATATATCCAGGTCATCAAGGCGGCGGTATTTTCGCCACGATCGGCTTGGGAATTTTGGGCGCGATCGTCGGCGGTTGGCTGGGCAATCTGCTCTTGGGAACAAGCGGAGGAGCAGCATACGGAGCCCTGACAATACCCAGTGTGGCTTTTGCTGCGATTGGCGCTATGGTTCTAATTTTCTTGTGGGGTTTGTTAACCCGTCAAAGTGCATAATAAACAAATATCCGTTCCCTTCAAAATGGCATCGGTACCCCCACTGCAAAGCAGTGGGTTTTTATTTAATTTGGCTATTAGTCATCAGTCAAATGTCAACGGTCAGAGGTCACTGAAAAACACCAAAAAA containing:
- a CDS encoding GlsB/YeaQ/YmgE family stress response membrane protein, which produces MAGILAWIVLGLIAGAIAKAIYPGHQGGGIFATIGLGILGAIVGGWLGNLLLGTSGGAAYGALTIPSVAFAAIGAMVLIFLWGLLTRQSA